One part of the Tunicatimonas pelagia genome encodes these proteins:
- a CDS encoding M14 family zinc carboxypeptidase, which translates to MDRNLLTFCFSLIFSLSLQAQVPSPKEVIGFQMGADYEIADYTQITDYLEKLDEASERVQMQQIGTSVLGRPLYVLFISSKENLRQLDKWKEISAKLARARIPDDEAQQLAQEGKAIIWIDGGIHSTERAATQFPPELAYMVATEETAEMKKIRENVIFMLMPNINPDGLDIVADWYKRNLDTPYETSYPPVLYHYYVGHDDNRDWFMNTQPETRAVTNLLFNEWYPQIVHNQHQSSPRWARIFIPPFSKPVNPHIHAGVVNGVNLVGNEMATRFAVNNMPGVISDVTYTMWWNGGLRTTPYFHNQVGILTETAHTTPTPRFYPPDSLPKTIANGVPTDGTAINYPSPWKGGESRFRDAVAYMLTAGMATLSIGADRKEKWLYDMYRMGRDAIEAESDAFAYVIPTEQWNASEARNLVNILMQGGLEVHQADQSFSVGDTTYAEGSFVLYGAQAFRPYLKDLLEKQEYPDIRLYPGGPPKTPYDLAGWTLPLQMGVRVDRLDSEVKIRATAVTKAVRPTSGKTAESANFAYALSPRDNASAQAINYLLAEQAKVHWLGEATDNLNAGTLLIERDENTELQLTQLADSLGLTFTGINNKPEATLHQIRQPKVGLYKSWVANMDEGWTRWLLDEYNFQYDTLHDEQIRTADLAQYDAIIIPDQSPQRILHGHAIYNMPKEYTGGLGLAGTLALQDYVKQGGTLIAFDKASDFAIQQFGLPVKNVVSGLSSKEFFIPGSLIRASVDTAHPLAYGMQDTVATSFSRSRAFEIVKQEREGEGGQEDITKLPDPTVETIVRYAQDDLLMSGWALGEKKHIGGKSAMMRVKHGEGSIVLFGFRPQFRGQPRGTYKLIFNAIYSSTVDDLPVLVKTEDEEKAE; encoded by the coding sequence ATGGACCGGAATCTACTTACTTTTTGCTTTTCGCTCATTTTCTCTCTGTCATTACAAGCCCAAGTACCTTCTCCAAAAGAGGTTATTGGCTTTCAGATGGGAGCCGATTACGAAATTGCCGATTATACGCAGATTACCGATTATCTAGAGAAACTAGACGAAGCTAGTGAACGGGTGCAGATGCAGCAGATTGGCACATCGGTACTCGGGCGACCACTGTACGTTTTATTCATTTCCAGCAAAGAGAACCTCCGACAGCTAGATAAATGGAAAGAAATTAGTGCCAAACTAGCTCGAGCTCGTATTCCCGACGACGAAGCTCAACAGCTTGCGCAGGAAGGCAAAGCCATTATTTGGATCGATGGGGGCATTCACTCCACCGAAAGAGCGGCTACCCAGTTCCCACCCGAACTAGCCTACATGGTGGCTACCGAAGAAACGGCGGAGATGAAGAAAATTCGGGAGAATGTCATCTTTATGCTCATGCCCAACATCAACCCCGATGGACTGGATATTGTGGCGGACTGGTATAAAAGAAATCTGGATACTCCCTACGAAACTTCTTATCCTCCGGTGCTCTACCACTACTACGTAGGCCACGATGACAACCGGGATTGGTTTATGAATACCCAACCGGAAACTCGGGCGGTTACTAACTTACTGTTCAACGAGTGGTACCCGCAGATTGTCCACAACCAGCACCAATCCTCTCCCCGCTGGGCTCGAATATTTATCCCTCCCTTTTCTAAGCCGGTGAATCCGCACATTCATGCCGGAGTAGTGAACGGAGTAAATTTGGTGGGCAACGAAATGGCCACCCGCTTTGCGGTGAATAACATGCCGGGCGTGATTTCTGATGTGACCTACACCATGTGGTGGAACGGTGGCTTACGCACGACTCCCTATTTTCATAACCAAGTAGGCATCCTCACCGAAACGGCACACACTACTCCTACACCACGCTTTTACCCCCCCGATTCGCTACCCAAGACAATAGCTAACGGAGTGCCAACCGATGGAACAGCAATCAACTATCCTAGCCCGTGGAAAGGAGGCGAGTCTCGCTTTCGAGATGCAGTAGCGTACATGCTTACCGCCGGAATGGCCACCCTCAGCATTGGAGCGGATCGTAAAGAAAAGTGGCTGTACGATATGTACCGCATGGGTCGCGATGCAATTGAAGCGGAAAGTGATGCCTTTGCCTACGTAATTCCTACCGAACAGTGGAATGCCAGCGAAGCTCGTAACCTAGTTAATATTCTAATGCAGGGCGGGCTAGAAGTTCACCAAGCCGACCAGTCGTTTAGTGTGGGTGATACTACCTACGCCGAAGGTAGTTTTGTGCTGTACGGAGCGCAGGCGTTTCGTCCTTACCTAAAAGATTTGCTGGAAAAACAGGAGTATCCTGACATACGCCTCTATCCGGGTGGCCCGCCCAAAACTCCGTATGATCTGGCCGGTTGGACTCTGCCACTCCAGATGGGCGTACGCGTAGATCGTTTAGATAGTGAAGTGAAAATAAGAGCAACTGCGGTAACTAAAGCAGTGCGACCTACCTCTGGTAAAACCGCTGAGAGTGCAAATTTTGCGTACGCATTAAGCCCCAGAGACAATGCCAGTGCCCAAGCGATAAACTATTTATTAGCCGAGCAAGCCAAAGTACATTGGCTGGGCGAAGCAACTGATAATCTGAATGCAGGAACCCTTCTTATTGAGCGTGATGAAAATACCGAACTTCAACTTACTCAACTGGCTGATTCCCTCGGTCTTACCTTCACTGGAATTAACAATAAACCGGAAGCTACGCTTCATCAGATTCGCCAGCCTAAAGTGGGGTTGTACAAATCGTGGGTAGCCAATATGGACGAAGGCTGGACGCGCTGGCTACTGGACGAATACAACTTTCAATACGATACGCTGCACGATGAGCAAATCCGCACGGCGGATCTGGCGCAGTACGATGCTATTATTATTCCCGACCAAAGCCCCCAGCGAATTTTGCACGGCCATGCTATCTACAATATGCCGAAAGAGTACACCGGAGGGCTGGGGCTAGCCGGAACGCTGGCGCTACAAGACTACGTAAAGCAAGGTGGTACGCTCATCGCCTTCGATAAGGCGAGTGACTTCGCCATTCAGCAGTTTGGCTTACCCGTGAAAAATGTAGTGTCTGGCCTGTCCAGTAAAGAATTTTTCATTCCTGGCTCACTCATTCGGGCATCGGTAGATACCGCTCATCCCTTAGCCTACGGTATGCAAGATACGGTGGCTACTTCATTCTCCCGCAGCCGGGCTTTTGAAATCGTAAAGCAAGAGCGAGAAGGTGAAGGTGGCCAGGAAGATATTACTAAGCTACCCGACCCAACCGTGGAAACTATTGTTCGCTACGCCCAAGATGACTTACTGATGAGTGGCTGGGCCTTGGGTGAAAAGAAACACATCGGCGGTAAAAGTGCCATGATGCGGGTAAAACACGGCGAAGGGAGCATCGTTCTCTTTGGCTTTCGCCCCCAGTTCCGGGGTCAACCTCGGGGCACTTATAAGCTTATCTTCAACGCCATCTACAGCAGCACCGTCGATGATCTGCCGGTTTTGGTAAAAACGGAAGATGAAGAAAAGGCCGAGTGA
- a CDS encoding universal stress protein produces MKTTTEEPFKSILVALDLTEMDDYLIQYTHMLSKLLPVERIFFVHVAKDLELPADLLKEFPGLLEPMDESIIADIQKKVDHYFDSSTLDVNCIVKEGNAIDKVLKLCKVKNIDLILMGRKKSLQGSGIVSSKIARKCPCSLLLVTQDFKAKLNKILVPVDFSDHAALAMQRALDLSSAPSMELLMTHVYRVPIGYYKTGKSREEFEKIMQAHAEKDCRKFLTKHSFPPDTPCEYVATDDGKHAELTHAFAEAADVDLIVIGSRGRTAASAILMGSVAEKLVYRDSNIPILIVKSNGENMGVLQTLMKI; encoded by the coding sequence ATGAAAACAACAACAGAAGAACCCTTTAAATCTATCCTAGTAGCGTTGGATCTCACCGAGATGGATGACTATCTCATTCAGTACACGCATATGCTGAGCAAGTTGCTGCCGGTTGAGCGTATTTTTTTCGTTCATGTTGCTAAAGACTTGGAGTTACCGGCTGATCTGCTTAAAGAATTTCCCGGACTGCTAGAGCCGATGGACGAAAGTATCATAGCTGATATCCAGAAAAAAGTAGATCACTACTTTGATAGCTCTACACTAGATGTTAACTGCATTGTTAAAGAAGGAAATGCTATTGACAAAGTATTAAAGCTATGTAAAGTCAAGAACATTGATCTAATTCTGATGGGGCGCAAGAAGAGCTTACAAGGATCGGGTATTGTCTCGAGCAAAATTGCCCGAAAATGTCCTTGCTCTCTGTTATTAGTTACTCAAGATTTCAAGGCTAAGCTTAACAAGATACTAGTGCCTGTAGATTTTTCAGATCACGCTGCTTTGGCCATGCAGCGGGCGTTAGACCTCTCAAGTGCACCCTCAATGGAGTTACTTATGACGCACGTCTACCGCGTGCCCATTGGTTACTATAAAACTGGTAAATCCCGAGAAGAATTTGAGAAAATCATGCAGGCGCACGCTGAGAAAGATTGTCGTAAATTTCTAACTAAGCACAGCTTCCCACCGGATACTCCTTGCGAATATGTGGCTACGGACGACGGAAAACATGCTGAGCTAACTCATGCTTTTGCTGAGGCAGCAGATGTAGATTTGATTGTGATTGGCTCTCGGGGCCGTACGGCTGCCTCGGCGATCTTGATGGGGTCAGTGGCCGAAAAACTAGTATATCGCGACAGCAATATCCCCATTCTGATTGTAAAGAGTAATGGCGAGAATATGGGAGTGCTACAAACGCTAATGAAAATTTAG
- a CDS encoding ATPase translates to METLPLTLAFIGIGLLVGLSGCGSAMGTAIGAMSTVGALKKRPEAFGSFIVLSALPGTQGLYGFAGFFILQELISADMTLMQGAGVLGGGLALGIAGLLSGMYQGKVCASSIDSIGSGNDVFGRALILAVFPELYAIIAFASLFLIRGIL, encoded by the coding sequence ATGGAAACGCTACCTTTAACCCTCGCATTTATTGGCATCGGCCTATTAGTAGGGCTTTCTGGCTGCGGTAGCGCGATGGGTACCGCAATTGGTGCCATGTCTACCGTGGGTGCTTTAAAAAAACGTCCTGAAGCCTTTGGCTCCTTCATCGTTTTAAGTGCTTTACCTGGTACCCAGGGGCTGTACGGGTTTGCCGGATTCTTCATTCTCCAGGAATTGATCAGTGCCGACATGACGCTCATGCAAGGTGCGGGAGTATTAGGAGGAGGATTGGCTCTGGGAATAGCCGGACTGTTATCCGGTATGTACCAGGGTAAAGTTTGTGCCAGTAGTATCGATAGCATCGGATCGGGCAACGATGTTTTTGGTAGGGCACTCATTCTGGCGGTATTTCCCGAACTCTACGCCATCATTGCCTTTGCCTCTCTCTTCCTCATTCGCGGAATATTGTGA
- a CDS encoding V-type ATP synthase subunit I produces the protein MKAKFKKLNLLAHHREREKITSVLQELGVVHLELDSSFVNKTIEELELEKNKVNKALEALRDVADDEQDFPASTTAPEPTADQVIEQLLALKYQRDSIVQESESLRKSRQKLSPWGDFRPENIALLIQSGLSVSFWIATNKEFNQYDFTQLVYQVIHRGPDQTYFVVLSQGEKPSLPFEMIELPTIGLAEVKTRENELGTRREAIAEKVRSYLPYQVLLEKKLTQLNNEWMFQVANGSYQEYGDGAILHLKGWFPATMEKRLLHYLQREKLSYTVANPTADDTVPVLLKNPKYPKLFESITKIFQLPGYYEIDLTPFIAVFYPILFAYCLGDAGYGLILLLAAIIGAFTFLKDARNIAVLGIILGLFTTLMGVVKSGSVFGLPIVGNDSHPILTYLAQYVVIPDDRGVVFNAFNVALLIGVVQILTGIIVSIINRVYYRSLLASLSQIGKLLIVVSLIWIFLADMQGVAALHPFAIERKITLVLGVLLVLFFHNLDLPVLNRVASGILPLFFILTGILGDVLSYVRLFALGVASSVLGLVVNQIGMQIMGDQWWGILLGILFLIAGHSLNFALAALGAFVHPLRLTFVEFYNNAQFEGGGVAYRPLRKN, from the coding sequence ATGAAAGCTAAGTTCAAGAAATTAAACTTACTGGCCCACCACCGCGAGCGGGAAAAAATAACCTCCGTGCTTCAGGAACTAGGAGTAGTACACCTTGAACTTGACAGCAGTTTTGTTAATAAAACGATTGAGGAGCTAGAGCTTGAAAAAAATAAGGTCAATAAAGCGCTAGAGGCACTTCGTGATGTTGCCGATGATGAGCAAGATTTCCCTGCTTCTACAACGGCACCAGAGCCAACGGCCGATCAGGTGATAGAGCAGCTCTTAGCACTAAAGTACCAAAGAGACTCCATTGTTCAGGAGAGTGAATCGCTTCGTAAGAGCCGACAAAAACTATCGCCTTGGGGTGATTTCCGCCCCGAGAACATTGCCCTACTGATTCAGTCGGGGCTTAGTGTATCTTTCTGGATCGCCACCAACAAGGAATTCAATCAGTATGATTTCACCCAGCTAGTCTACCAAGTTATTCACCGAGGGCCAGATCAAACCTATTTTGTCGTACTATCCCAGGGTGAAAAGCCTTCGCTACCTTTTGAAATGATTGAACTTCCCACCATTGGGTTGGCTGAAGTTAAGACCAGGGAGAACGAACTGGGGACAAGAAGAGAGGCAATTGCCGAAAAGGTGCGCTCGTATTTGCCCTATCAAGTACTGCTGGAAAAGAAGTTAACCCAGCTTAACAATGAATGGATGTTTCAGGTAGCGAATGGAAGCTATCAAGAGTACGGCGACGGAGCCATTTTGCATTTGAAGGGGTGGTTTCCAGCCACTATGGAAAAGCGGCTTCTGCACTACCTTCAGCGAGAAAAACTCTCCTATACCGTGGCTAATCCTACTGCCGATGACACCGTGCCGGTGCTTCTGAAGAACCCAAAATATCCGAAGCTCTTTGAATCCATCACCAAAATTTTTCAGCTACCAGGCTACTACGAGATCGATCTTACTCCGTTCATCGCAGTATTCTACCCTATTCTGTTTGCGTACTGTCTCGGCGATGCCGGATACGGGTTGATCTTACTACTGGCGGCAATAATAGGGGCTTTCACCTTCCTGAAGGATGCGCGAAACATCGCTGTTCTGGGAATTATTTTGGGACTCTTCACTACGCTAATGGGGGTAGTGAAATCGGGTAGTGTATTTGGGCTGCCTATTGTAGGAAATGATTCCCACCCAATTTTGACTTATCTGGCTCAGTACGTAGTTATTCCTGACGATCGTGGGGTAGTCTTCAATGCTTTCAACGTGGCACTATTGATTGGGGTCGTACAAATACTGACCGGAATTATTGTGTCGATTATCAACCGGGTATACTATCGGAGTCTGCTGGCCAGCCTTTCTCAGATAGGAAAGCTCCTGATTGTGGTAAGCCTAATTTGGATCTTTTTGGCCGACATGCAGGGAGTGGCGGCTCTGCACCCCTTCGCTATCGAGAGAAAAATTACGCTAGTGCTGGGAGTTCTACTGGTGTTGTTTTTCCACAATTTAGATTTACCGGTGCTGAACCGGGTAGCCAGCGGAATTTTACCCTTGTTTTTCATCCTGACCGGTATTCTGGGGGATGTACTTTCCTACGTGCGCTTGTTTGCGCTGGGGGTAGCATCATCGGTATTAGGCCTAGTCGTTAATCAAATCGGAATGCAAATTATGGGTGACCAGTGGTGGGGAATTTTGCTTGGTATCCTATTTCTAATTGCAGGGCATAGCCTCAATTTCGCCCTGGCAGCATTGGGAGCGTTTGTCCATCCGCTACGGCTTACTTTTGTTGAATTTTACAATAACGCTCAGTTTGAAGGGGGCGGAGTAGCCTACCGACCGCTTAGAAAAAATTAA
- a CDS encoding V-type ATP synthase subunit D, whose translation MAMKFQYNKSVIQQFRRQLSIREKALPILKNKETALRQEEKEAARALEKLVNERAQLTQTLESFQPFWSEFPPVIQLEDTGVYQKKVVGVTVPDVNEPTFRLADISWWHYPAWVPAGIHIMQQVIAMDIKIEAKATQRRLLNIARKKTTQKVNLYEKVQIPAYEEAIRKIKRFLEDKENIAKAAQKIVKKKKDRRAAT comes from the coding sequence ATGGCAATGAAATTTCAATATAATAAATCAGTCATCCAGCAATTTCGCCGACAACTAAGCATTCGCGAGAAAGCATTACCTATTCTAAAGAATAAAGAAACAGCCTTGCGCCAAGAAGAAAAGGAAGCAGCTCGAGCACTAGAAAAACTCGTAAACGAGCGCGCTCAACTCACCCAAACGCTGGAATCATTTCAGCCATTTTGGAGTGAGTTTCCTCCGGTTATTCAGCTAGAAGATACAGGGGTTTATCAGAAGAAAGTAGTGGGAGTAACTGTACCCGATGTTAATGAACCTACGTTCCGCTTGGCAGATATAAGTTGGTGGCATTATCCGGCTTGGGTTCCAGCGGGTATCCATATTATGCAGCAAGTGATTGCTATGGATATTAAAATTGAAGCGAAGGCTACGCAGCGTAGACTACTGAATATAGCCCGGAAGAAAACCACCCAGAAAGTAAACCTCTACGAGAAAGTACAGATACCAGCGTATGAAGAGGCCATTCGGAAGATTAAGCGTTTCTTAGAAGACAAAGAGAATATCGCGAAAGCGGCGCAAAAAATTGTCAAGAAGAAAAAGGATAGGAGGGCCGCGACATGA
- a CDS encoding V-type ATP synthase subunit B: MRTKAFQRIYTKLTKITKATCDVVAQGVRYGELGWVNGQPAQVISVVDEVVTLQVFSGTEGLSSESEVVFSRTPPTLKVGDLLAGRFLNAYGDPIDGGPALVGEERLINGDTVNPVKRAKPSTLLATGIAGIDLNNTLVTGQKIPFFADSDQPYNQVLAEVAMRAEADKIILGGMGLSNDDYLFFKNTFARAGVLDKIVSFINTAENPPLERLLIPDMACTAAEYFAHDQQQNVLVLLTDMTLYADALAIVANKMDQIPSKDAMPGSLYSDLASIYEKSVQFGHGGSITIIAVTTLNEGDITHAIPDNTGYITEGQLFLKHDTDIGKVIIDPFRSLSRLKQNVIGKKTREDHPQVMNALIRLYADAMGAKTKRENGFDLNEYDEKCLAFAKEYAMRLLAIDINIPIDEMLDTGWYLFAKYFQKYEIGVKEQLIEKYWKVQETESELAPQL; the protein is encoded by the coding sequence ATGAGAACTAAAGCATTTCAACGGATTTATACCAAGCTCACGAAAATTACCAAAGCTACCTGCGATGTAGTAGCCCAAGGGGTACGCTACGGAGAGCTAGGCTGGGTGAATGGTCAGCCAGCGCAAGTAATTAGTGTGGTAGATGAGGTAGTGACCTTGCAGGTTTTCTCGGGCACCGAAGGTTTATCCTCTGAATCGGAAGTGGTTTTTTCCAGAACCCCACCTACCCTGAAGGTAGGGGATTTACTAGCAGGTCGGTTCCTCAATGCCTATGGCGATCCTATTGATGGTGGCCCCGCTTTGGTTGGCGAAGAGCGATTAATTAACGGCGACACGGTCAATCCAGTTAAGCGAGCCAAACCCTCTACACTGCTCGCTACCGGCATTGCGGGCATTGACCTAAATAACACGCTCGTTACCGGACAGAAGATTCCTTTTTTTGCGGATTCCGACCAGCCCTACAATCAGGTACTAGCCGAAGTGGCGATGCGGGCCGAAGCCGATAAAATTATTTTGGGCGGAATGGGCCTGTCTAACGATGACTACCTTTTCTTTAAAAATACATTTGCCCGGGCAGGAGTCCTGGATAAAATCGTCTCCTTCATCAACACTGCTGAAAACCCGCCCTTAGAACGGTTGCTAATTCCGGATATGGCCTGTACGGCAGCCGAATACTTTGCTCACGATCAGCAGCAGAATGTGCTGGTGCTACTCACTGATATGACATTGTACGCCGATGCCCTAGCCATTGTAGCCAACAAGATGGATCAGATTCCTTCTAAGGATGCTATGCCCGGATCGCTCTACAGCGACTTGGCCAGTATCTACGAAAAATCCGTACAGTTTGGGCACGGCGGGTCTATCACCATTATTGCCGTCACCACTCTTAACGAAGGCGACATCACCCACGCTATCCCTGACAATACTGGCTACATTACCGAGGGACAACTGTTTTTGAAACACGATACCGATATTGGTAAAGTCATTATCGATCCCTTTCGCAGCCTGTCGCGACTTAAGCAAAATGTAATTGGTAAAAAGACCCGAGAAGATCATCCGCAGGTGATGAACGCCCTAATTCGGCTATACGCCGATGCTATGGGGGCCAAAACCAAACGAGAGAATGGGTTTGACCTCAACGAATATGATGAAAAATGCTTGGCATTTGCCAAAGAATACGCCATGCGGCTGTTGGCAATCGATATCAATATACCCATCGACGAAATGCTGGATACCGGATGGTACTTATTTGCCAAGTACTTTCAGAAATACGAAATCGGGGTGAAGGAACAACTGATAGAAAAGTACTGGAAGGTTCAAGAAACAGAATCGGAACTCGCACCTCAATTATAG